In Bythopirellula goksoeyrii, a single window of DNA contains:
- a CDS encoding UbiA-like polyprenyltransferase, whose protein sequence is MLQTIRNLLSLIRFSHTLFALPFALLAAMMAWKLRALRFAYLDSNVREAMANYQGLSEISPSTENLPAFQMRWQELLGILLCMITARSAAMAFNRLVDRRLDAENPRTSGRHLPAGILSVPQVATFTAACGLAFIASTLLFLPNPLPLYLSVPVLVFICGYSLAKRFTSLAHVWLGTALALSPIAVWIAIRGSIVLGNPADLLPALVLGGAVLTWVTGFDIIYACQDFEFDRSQGLRSIPARLGIDRSLKLAATCHGGTVLLLALLPIVYPHFGVLYWIALSAVAGLLVYEHALVRPDDLDRVNVAFFQVNAVISLGLFAVSTLDLWLGSR, encoded by the coding sequence ATGCTGCAAACGATCCGCAACCTTTTATCGCTGATTCGCTTTAGCCACACCTTGTTTGCGTTGCCTTTTGCACTTCTGGCAGCAATGATGGCCTGGAAACTCCGGGCTCTAAGATTCGCTTATCTTGATTCCAATGTGAGAGAGGCCATGGCGAATTACCAAGGCCTTTCGGAGATATCGCCTTCAACGGAAAACTTGCCGGCCTTTCAGATGCGATGGCAGGAACTCCTGGGAATTCTTCTCTGCATGATCACCGCCCGCAGTGCTGCGATGGCTTTCAATCGATTGGTCGACCGTCGACTTGACGCCGAGAACCCCCGTACTTCCGGACGGCACCTCCCGGCCGGGATCCTCAGCGTGCCCCAAGTAGCGACATTCACCGCAGCTTGCGGCTTAGCGTTCATCGCTAGCACGTTACTTTTTCTCCCCAATCCTCTTCCGCTTTACCTGAGTGTGCCAGTGCTCGTATTTATCTGCGGATATAGTCTAGCCAAACGGTTCACTTCACTCGCTCATGTATGGCTAGGAACCGCACTGGCACTATCGCCCATAGCAGTCTGGATCGCTATTCGGGGTAGTATTGTATTAGGGAATCCCGCTGATCTTCTCCCAGCTCTGGTATTGGGTGGAGCGGTTCTTACTTGGGTGACGGGTTTCGACATCATCTACGCATGTCAAGATTTCGAGTTCGACCGCTCTCAGGGCCTGCGCAGCATCCCCGCTAGACTAGGAATCGACCGATCGCTGAAGCTTGCTGCTACCTGCCATGGAGGAACGGTTCTACTACTAGCCTTGCTGCCAATCGTTTATCCCCACTTTGGAGTACTTTACTGGATAGCGTTATCTGCCGTGGCAGGTCTCTTGGTCTATGAACATGCTTTGGTGCGACCCGATGACTTGGATCGCGTCAATGTCGCGTTTTTTCAGGTGAATGCAGTGATCAGTCTAGGACTCTTTGCGGTTAGCACCCTGGACCTTTGGCTAGGTAGCAGGTGA
- the mqnE gene encoding aminofutalosine synthase MqnE: protein MLRTSSPILQPIREKVEAGERLSLDDGVLLYQREVPLPELGELANLVRERKNGNFAYYNINTHLNPTNVCVYRCTFCAFRADLRDEKGYWMNDEQILARGQEAVDAGSTEMHIVGGLHHQAKYDWYRRVLSVLHEAYPELHLKAWTPVEIDWFARQTQKPIRWVLEDMIDAGLGSLPGGGAEIFHPEVRQQICEHKADSARWFETHRTAHELGLRSNCTMLYGHIEQPYHRIDHLIRLRDLQDETGGFQTFIPLAFHPDNTGLSHITKPSGPMDLRTMAISRLMLDNVPHMKAYWIMLGVGTAQVALAYGADDIDGTVRHELIYHDAGAETPEILSVEAIRRLIEEAGREPVERDTLYHRVERDGSQWQTGAEIAVG from the coding sequence ATGCTCCGTACATCTTCTCCCATCTTGCAGCCGATTCGCGAAAAAGTAGAAGCCGGCGAGCGGCTTTCGCTCGACGATGGTGTTTTGCTCTACCAACGTGAGGTGCCTCTCCCCGAATTGGGGGAACTGGCCAATCTAGTTCGTGAGCGCAAGAACGGTAATTTTGCCTATTACAACATCAACACGCATCTGAATCCCACCAACGTATGCGTCTATCGCTGCACTTTCTGTGCATTTCGGGCCGATCTCCGCGATGAAAAGGGATACTGGATGAACGACGAGCAGATCCTCGCCCGTGGACAGGAAGCCGTCGATGCCGGGTCGACAGAAATGCACATCGTCGGCGGACTGCACCATCAGGCCAAGTATGATTGGTACCGCAGAGTGCTCAGCGTGCTGCACGAAGCCTATCCAGAATTGCACCTCAAGGCCTGGACACCTGTGGAAATTGACTGGTTTGCTCGGCAAACGCAGAAGCCAATCCGCTGGGTGCTGGAAGACATGATCGACGCGGGCCTGGGCAGCCTCCCCGGTGGAGGCGCCGAGATTTTCCATCCTGAAGTCCGCCAACAAATCTGCGAGCACAAGGCTGACTCGGCCCGTTGGTTTGAGACCCATCGCACAGCCCACGAGCTAGGGCTGCGTTCTAACTGCACCATGCTCTATGGCCACATCGAACAGCCTTATCACCGCATCGATCACTTGATTCGGCTACGCGATTTGCAAGACGAAACAGGTGGATTCCAAACGTTCATTCCGCTGGCGTTTCATCCCGACAACACGGGACTGAGCCACATTACCAAGCCCTCGGGTCCAATGGATCTTCGTACGATGGCCATTAGTAGGCTGATGCTCGACAACGTACCGCACATGAAGGCGTACTGGATCATGCTGGGCGTTGGGACTGCCCAGGTCGCCCTAGCCTACGGTGCCGACGACATCGACGGCACAGTGCGTCACGAGCTGATATACCACGACGCGGGGGCCGAAACGCCTGAAATCCTCTCTGTTGAGGCTATCCGCAGGCTGATTGAGGAGGCCGGAAGAGAACCCGTCGAGCGGGACACTCTCTACCACCGTGTCGAAAGGGACGGCTCGCAATGGCAAACTGGGGCGGAAATTGCCGTAGGTTGA
- a CDS encoding zinc metallopeptidase: MFFDPYYFLYIAPALVLAFWAQMRVKSTFAAAQKVHTSLSGAAAARHILDSAGLQNVAIEQVAGHLSDHYDPRDKVLRLSQDVFGARSAAAVGIAAHEAGHALQDAQNYAPLVLRNGAVPAATFGGNASMIMLIAGMLLSPKIPALGILVPLGIAAFACVVVFQLINLPVEFNASARAKRLLVDHGIVATDDMVYVNRVLNAAAWTYVAATLQAVLTLLYYIMRFYGNRD, encoded by the coding sequence ATGTTTTTCGATCCGTATTATTTCCTGTATATCGCTCCTGCCCTTGTGCTCGCGTTCTGGGCACAGATGCGGGTGAAGAGCACGTTCGCGGCGGCTCAGAAGGTTCACACATCGCTGAGCGGCGCTGCTGCTGCGCGACATATACTCGACTCGGCTGGATTGCAAAATGTCGCCATTGAGCAAGTCGCCGGCCATTTGTCCGATCATTACGATCCTCGCGACAAGGTATTGCGTCTGAGTCAGGACGTTTTCGGTGCCCGTTCCGCAGCCGCAGTTGGAATCGCTGCTCATGAGGCGGGACATGCCTTGCAGGATGCTCAGAATTACGCACCGCTAGTGCTCCGCAATGGTGCCGTTCCTGCAGCTACCTTTGGTGGCAACGCAAGTATGATCATGTTGATCGCAGGTATGCTTCTCTCCCCTAAAATCCCTGCTTTAGGGATATTGGTTCCATTGGGTATTGCCGCGTTTGCTTGCGTCGTGGTATTTCAATTGATCAATCTCCCCGTAGAATTCAACGCCAGCGCCCGAGCCAAACGACTCTTGGTCGATCACGGCATCGTAGCAACTGACGACATGGTTTACGTGAACCGCGTGCTGAATGCGGCCGCTTGGACCTACGTGGCCGCTACTTTGCAGGCAGTACTAACGCTGCTCTATTACATCATGCGTTTTTACGGCAACCGAGACTGA
- a CDS encoding formylmethanofuran dehydrogenase subunit C, with protein sequence MALCISYRKASTLPVHFPGLVPESIGEASLAEIEQLPILHGRYQVPLAELFEVTGDASDMRLEFHGDFSHAHSIGAEMTEGTIHVNGNAGHNVGIRMRGGEIHISGDAGDSLGCEMIGGTIRVGGSAGNLVGGARSGSRRGMAGGTILIGGAVGDQAGYRMRRGLIAIGGSAGKLTGYNMLAGTIVVLGKCGARAGAGMKRGTLFLLGESAEELLPTYRSAGTTNAAVLPLIGRHLQSLGFIENMQPFEQNYELFHGDFVTLGRGEILLSS encoded by the coding sequence ATGGCACTCTGTATCTCCTACCGCAAGGCGAGCACACTCCCGGTTCATTTTCCTGGACTCGTTCCCGAATCGATCGGGGAAGCATCTCTCGCCGAAATTGAGCAGTTGCCAATCCTCCACGGTCGGTACCAGGTGCCGCTTGCAGAACTGTTCGAGGTGACCGGCGATGCAAGTGACATGCGACTGGAGTTCCACGGCGATTTTTCCCATGCTCACAGCATCGGTGCCGAGATGACTGAGGGCACTATTCACGTCAATGGAAACGCAGGACACAACGTCGGCATCAGAATGCGTGGAGGAGAAATCCATATCTCTGGCGATGCCGGCGATTCATTGGGCTGCGAAATGATTGGTGGAACCATCCGTGTGGGTGGTTCTGCAGGCAACTTGGTCGGCGGTGCCCGAAGCGGATCGCGTCGTGGCATGGCGGGAGGCACGATACTTATTGGCGGCGCTGTCGGAGACCAGGCCGGCTACCGAATGCGTCGCGGATTGATCGCTATTGGCGGTAGCGCTGGCAAACTTACCGGTTACAACATGCTTGCCGGTACGATCGTTGTGTTGGGGAAATGCGGTGCCCGAGCCGGCGCCGGCATGAAGCGCGGAACACTCTTTTTGCTAGGGGAAAGTGCAGAGGAACTATTGCCAACATATCGTTCAGCAGGGACTACCAATGCAGCAGTGTTGCCTCTCATCGGAAGGCATCTGCAATCGCTCGGGTTTATCGAAAACATGCAACCGTTTGAGCAGAACTACGAACTCTTCCACGGCGATTTCGTTACACTCGGTCGGGGGGAGATTCTCCTCTCAAGTTAG
- a CDS encoding formylmethanofuran dehydrogenase subunit B: MAKQIDNVTCVSCGCLCDDLAVQIADGQITSAERACSISQPLFVASQENKTVTAEIEGKEVSLEAAIDRASEILDSSCSPLIWGLAESTIEAQRKAIALADRLGGTVDPALSPFHRAALIALQSVGISTCTLGEVKQRADVVLFWGCDPMTTHPRFFERFIDPPCKFTATGRNLVVVDDERHETASLANEFLQIEPGADFEVLSTLRAIVAEVEIESETVGRVSLAQLQALSNTLKASNYPVLFFGSGIAEDEDASSTLESLFLLVRQLNDHSRCSAIGLGGPIAENVLTWQTGYPCGVNFATGYPRFDPVAYSATRLLESGEADALLMCGKSGFQHLAKAAREKLHDMPVVLLEPAQSAPYDNNQFVPTVRIPLARVGIHTGGTVFRMDGVPLPLRQLTQSSHLSEEEVLTAILEGVLKTCC; encoded by the coding sequence GTGGCAAAGCAAATCGACAATGTGACCTGCGTATCCTGCGGCTGCTTGTGTGATGACTTAGCTGTTCAGATTGCCGATGGCCAGATCACTTCTGCCGAGCGAGCCTGCAGCATCAGCCAACCCCTATTCGTTGCTAGCCAAGAAAATAAGACAGTTACAGCAGAGATCGAAGGCAAGGAAGTTTCTCTCGAAGCGGCAATTGATCGTGCCTCCGAGATCCTGGATAGCAGTTGCTCGCCGCTTATCTGGGGCCTCGCGGAGAGTACGATTGAGGCACAGCGGAAAGCCATCGCATTGGCGGACCGATTGGGTGGTACTGTTGACCCAGCCCTTTCACCTTTTCATCGTGCAGCACTCATTGCCTTGCAATCCGTTGGAATCTCCACTTGCACTTTGGGCGAAGTGAAACAGCGAGCAGACGTAGTCCTTTTCTGGGGCTGCGATCCCATGACAACACACCCTCGGTTCTTCGAGAGATTCATTGATCCACCATGCAAGTTCACTGCCACTGGCCGAAACTTAGTCGTCGTCGATGATGAGCGACATGAGACTGCCTCGCTTGCAAATGAATTCCTTCAGATCGAGCCTGGCGCCGATTTTGAAGTGCTCTCCACGCTGCGTGCCATCGTTGCAGAAGTGGAAATTGAAAGTGAAACAGTTGGCAGAGTCTCCCTTGCTCAACTTCAAGCACTGTCTAACACGCTGAAAGCTTCCAACTACCCAGTCCTATTCTTCGGCTCCGGAATTGCAGAAGACGAAGATGCGTCGAGTACGCTAGAATCGCTTTTCCTTCTAGTCCGCCAATTGAATGACCATTCACGGTGCTCGGCGATCGGACTGGGCGGGCCAATTGCCGAAAATGTGCTCACGTGGCAAACTGGATATCCCTGCGGGGTGAATTTCGCTACGGGATATCCGCGTTTTGATCCAGTAGCCTATTCAGCGACCAGGCTACTAGAAAGTGGCGAAGCGGATGCCCTGCTGATGTGTGGCAAAAGTGGATTTCAGCACCTTGCAAAGGCAGCCCGCGAGAAACTTCATGACATGCCTGTCGTACTTCTGGAGCCAGCCCAATCAGCACCATACGATAATAATCAGTTCGTTCCCACCGTACGAATTCCCCTGGCTAGAGTAGGCATTCACACAGGAGGGACTGTGTTTAGAATGGACGGCGTTCCACTGCCACTTCGGCAGTTGACTCAGTCCTCACACCTCAGCGAAGAAGAAGTTCTCACAGCAATTCTGGAAGGCGTACTCAAAACATGCTGCTAA
- a CDS encoding formylglycine-generating enzyme family protein, giving the protein MAFIASLVLNHPLHAKDLRGFATENPGDTVQSVANDEDFMVPYVCSIPGTYATFEMVPVPGGEYLLGSPKSEANRNEDEGPQVTVKVSPFWIGKCEVSWAEYRAFMAQYEAFKKLDSLRFARSRMESAKKEVDALPEVKKYFDEQKTEVDAVTCPTPLYDSSFTYAPGEEPNQPAVTMTQFAAKQYTKWLSGITGEQYRLPTEAEWEYAARAGSETAYSFGDDPESIEEYGWYEDNSDFETHPVGSKQPNAWGLHDMHGNAAEWVLDAYEPEHYSQLKSDISAAEAVAWPTRLFPRVIRGGSWLSSPGDCRSAARQQSDDPEWNLSDPNLPKSPWWFTEEQATGVGFRILRPLEPMDTEMQKKVWDADIKRIQQDVADRLDEGRGAQTAADKQLPEAVDALKLSGKIQ; this is encoded by the coding sequence GTGGCTTTCATTGCATCCTTGGTTCTTAACCATCCATTGCATGCTAAAGACTTGCGTGGTTTTGCTACTGAGAATCCGGGTGACACCGTGCAATCTGTAGCAAACGACGAGGACTTTATGGTCCCGTACGTTTGTTCGATTCCTGGGACATACGCAACATTCGAGATGGTGCCCGTCCCTGGCGGTGAGTATTTGCTCGGCAGCCCTAAGAGTGAAGCCAATCGCAATGAAGATGAAGGACCCCAAGTGACCGTAAAGGTTTCCCCGTTTTGGATAGGAAAGTGCGAAGTTTCGTGGGCCGAGTATCGTGCGTTTATGGCGCAATACGAAGCTTTCAAGAAACTCGATAGCCTAAGATTCGCCAGATCACGAATGGAATCAGCGAAGAAAGAAGTCGATGCCCTCCCAGAGGTGAAGAAGTATTTCGACGAGCAGAAAACCGAGGTGGACGCGGTCACCTGTCCCACGCCGCTCTACGACTCCAGCTTCACTTATGCTCCTGGGGAAGAGCCGAATCAACCAGCGGTGACTATGACACAGTTTGCCGCCAAACAGTACACGAAATGGTTGAGCGGTATCACTGGAGAGCAATACCGACTGCCGACTGAAGCGGAGTGGGAGTATGCCGCCCGAGCTGGAAGTGAGACGGCTTATTCATTTGGGGACGATCCCGAGTCGATCGAAGAGTATGGATGGTACGAAGACAACTCCGATTTTGAAACGCATCCGGTTGGCAGCAAACAACCCAATGCCTGGGGGCTCCACGACATGCATGGCAACGCCGCTGAGTGGGTGCTCGATGCGTACGAACCTGAACACTACTCGCAACTGAAGTCTGATATTAGCGCCGCTGAAGCGGTTGCCTGGCCAACAAGATTATTTCCTCGCGTGATTCGCGGTGGAAGCTGGCTCAGTTCTCCCGGCGATTGCCGCAGTGCTGCCCGGCAGCAGTCCGATGACCCCGAGTGGAATCTTTCGGATCCCAATCTCCCCAAGAGTCCTTGGTGGTTTACAGAGGAGCAGGCGACGGGGGTCGGTTTCCGAATTCTCCGCCCTCTGGAGCCCATGGACACCGAGATGCAGAAAAAAGTGTGGGACGCCGACATCAAGAGAATCCAACAAGACGTCGCCGACCGATTGGACGAGGGTCGTGGGGCACAAACGGCTGCGGACAAGCAGTTGCCTGAGGCCGTCGACGCATTGAAATTATCCGGAAAAATTCAATGA
- a CDS encoding Gfo/Idh/MocA family protein, with product MPSQSSSDITPSRRDFVKQSTAVVAGGMALATNLSKVQAGTPLGDKQIKVALIGCGGRGTQAAAQALSTNGNVTLWAMADAFDKRIEQSLTKLNRTLEQNLGEGSEEIIAEKIQVPLDRQFAGLDGYQKAIDSGVDLVILATPPGFRPPQFEAAIEAGKHVFTEKPLAVDAPGVRRVLAAGELADQKGLCVGVGLQRHHQPIYLETVKRLQEGAIGDILLTRVYWNSGPLWVRTKTDFFQSYGHEPTEMEYQVNNWYYFNWLCGDHIVEQHIHNIDVSNWVKQAHPVMAKGMGGRERRTAPEYGQIFDHHAVEFTYPDGSTMMSECRHMDGCWNQVAEFAAGTKGTADISRGKIITPSGEWQFSSEETIDPYQQEHDDLFAAIRSGQPYNEIPYGAESTMTAILGRMATYSGKLLEWDDAINSDIDISPKEYSFAAAPPVVPDKNGNYPVPVPGVTKVI from the coding sequence ATGCCGTCTCAAAGTTCTTCCGACATCACTCCTTCGCGCCGTGACTTTGTCAAGCAATCAACCGCAGTGGTTGCCGGTGGCATGGCGCTGGCGACTAATTTGAGCAAGGTACAAGCAGGTACTCCCCTTGGCGACAAGCAGATCAAAGTCGCCCTCATTGGTTGTGGGGGACGGGGCACTCAGGCGGCCGCTCAGGCCCTGTCGACAAATGGCAACGTGACCTTATGGGCTATGGCCGATGCTTTCGACAAGCGAATTGAGCAATCTCTTACCAAGCTAAACCGAACGCTTGAACAAAATCTGGGTGAGGGTTCCGAGGAGATTATCGCTGAGAAGATTCAAGTTCCCCTCGACCGACAGTTTGCTGGACTCGATGGTTATCAAAAGGCCATCGATAGCGGTGTCGATCTAGTTATACTCGCCACGCCACCTGGCTTTCGTCCGCCCCAATTCGAGGCAGCTATCGAGGCTGGCAAACATGTTTTCACAGAAAAGCCGCTCGCCGTCGATGCTCCTGGTGTCCGTCGGGTACTCGCTGCCGGAGAATTGGCGGACCAAAAAGGACTCTGTGTTGGAGTGGGGTTGCAACGTCACCATCAGCCGATTTACTTGGAGACCGTCAAGCGTTTACAAGAAGGTGCCATCGGCGACATTCTGCTCACACGCGTCTATTGGAATAGCGGACCGTTGTGGGTGCGAACCAAGACGGATTTCTTTCAGAGCTATGGCCATGAGCCGACAGAAATGGAGTATCAGGTCAACAATTGGTACTACTTCAACTGGCTTTGTGGCGATCACATTGTCGAGCAACACATTCACAATATCGACGTCAGCAACTGGGTTAAGCAAGCCCACCCTGTAATGGCGAAAGGAATGGGGGGGCGAGAACGTCGTACGGCACCAGAATACGGGCAGATTTTTGATCATCATGCTGTCGAGTTCACTTATCCCGATGGTTCGACCATGATGAGCGAATGTCGTCACATGGATGGCTGTTGGAATCAAGTCGCCGAATTTGCTGCTGGCACAAAGGGAACTGCTGATATCAGTCGGGGGAAGATTATAACTCCCTCTGGAGAGTGGCAATTCTCGAGTGAAGAAACCATTGACCCATACCAGCAGGAACACGATGACTTATTTGCCGCAATTCGTAGCGGACAGCCCTACAATGAGATTCCTTATGGTGCCGAAAGTACAATGACGGCCATCTTGGGTCGTATGGCCACTTACTCCGGCAAGCTTCTTGAATGGGATGACGCAATCAATTCCGATATTGATATTTCGCCCAAGGAATACAGCTTCGCTGCCGCACCACCCGTCGTACCAGACAAGAACGGAAACTATCCTGTACCTGTTCCTGGTGTGACGAAAGTCATATAA
- a CDS encoding VOC family protein: MIESIDHVNLVVRDLARMTEFYRDVLGCRLTKEVSISGTWIDEVVGLSGVEADVVYLDLPEEGPRIELIAYRSPAGVEPAVLNSPNLYGLRHLAFRVSEIDMLVSKLQSADVKFQSEIKSVPETQVTYNGGVKKRLVYFRDPEDNLLEFCEYK; this comes from the coding sequence ATGATCGAGTCTATCGACCATGTCAACTTGGTCGTTCGCGATTTGGCGCGAATGACGGAGTTTTACCGTGATGTGTTAGGCTGCCGCCTTACCAAGGAAGTCAGCATTTCAGGGACGTGGATCGACGAGGTTGTGGGGCTCTCGGGGGTCGAGGCGGATGTCGTCTACCTCGACCTGCCCGAAGAAGGACCGCGGATCGAGCTGATTGCCTATCGCAGCCCGGCAGGAGTGGAACCAGCAGTTCTCAATTCACCCAACCTGTACGGCTTGCGGCACCTGGCATTCCGCGTGTCGGAGATCGATATGCTGGTATCCAAACTGCAATCAGCCGATGTAAAGTTTCAGAGTGAAATAAAATCGGTTCCCGAAACTCAGGTCACCTACAATGGCGGAGTAAAGAAGCGGCTCGTCTATTTTCGCGATCCCGAGGATAATCTCCTGGAATTCTGTGAATATAAGTGA
- a CDS encoding D-2-hydroxyacid dehydrogenase produces MKESPQIVVLDGYTLTHGDLAWEALEKLGECKVFDRTSAEEVLPRIIDAKIVLTNKVVLSEATLQQLPQLSYIGVTATGTNVVDLTAARRKGVVVTNVPSYSTASVAQLTIAHLLNLAQHVGGHAIAVRNGKWSEAPDWCFWDTPLIELSGLTLGIVGFGEIGRAVTKLAHAFGMKVIATTRSQGEHPDYVRMVDLDELIRSADVVSLHCPLTPETKELVNEELLKAMKSSAYLINTSRGQLIDESALANALSNGEIAGVGLDVLSVEPPPADHPLILAPNCFITPHLAWATLSSRTRLMQIVVNNVAAFLSGNPQNVVH; encoded by the coding sequence ATGAAAGAATCACCACAAATCGTTGTCCTCGACGGCTATACCTTAACCCATGGCGATCTTGCTTGGGAAGCGTTAGAAAAACTGGGGGAATGCAAAGTATTTGACCGTACGTCCGCTGAGGAAGTGCTTCCGCGAATCATTGATGCGAAGATCGTACTTACTAATAAAGTAGTTCTTTCCGAAGCCACGCTCCAGCAACTCCCCCAGTTGAGCTACATCGGGGTTACCGCGACGGGGACCAATGTTGTCGATCTCACCGCTGCCCGCAGGAAGGGAGTCGTGGTCACTAATGTTCCCAGCTACTCGACCGCTTCAGTTGCTCAATTGACGATTGCACATTTATTGAATCTTGCCCAGCATGTTGGAGGTCATGCGATTGCGGTTCGCAATGGAAAGTGGTCAGAGGCTCCCGATTGGTGCTTCTGGGACACACCGCTCATCGAACTCAGTGGACTTACCCTGGGAATCGTGGGCTTCGGCGAAATTGGTCGTGCCGTCACCAAACTGGCGCATGCCTTCGGCATGAAAGTGATTGCGACCACGCGTTCTCAGGGAGAGCATCCTGACTATGTGCGGATGGTCGATCTCGATGAGTTGATTCGCAGTGCAGATGTGGTCAGTTTACATTGTCCTCTCACGCCTGAAACCAAGGAGCTGGTCAACGAAGAGCTACTCAAGGCGATGAAGAGTTCAGCATACTTGATAAATACGAGTCGCGGTCAACTTATCGATGAGTCTGCGCTGGCCAACGCGTTGTCAAATGGCGAAATCGCTGGGGTAGGACTTGATGTTCTTTCTGTAGAGCCTCCACCGGCTGATCACCCGCTTATTCTGGCCCCAAATTGTTTCATCACTCCGCATCTCGCTTGGGCTACTTTGAGTTCACGGACTCGACTAATGCAGATCGTAGTGAACAATGTTGCTGCATTCTTGTCAGGCAATCCCCAGAATGTGGTGCATTAA
- a CDS encoding fumarylacetoacetate hydrolase family protein: MKLLRFGEPGHEQPGLWDNDGNIRSLSEVIPDLAGDILSDASFQKLNKIDVSALPLVQKEVRLGPCVAGTSKIIGIGLNYADHAAETGAKVPTEPVLFMKATTSISGPNDAIEIPRGSEKTDWEVELGVVIGKRAKYVSKDDAFSHVAGYCVVNDVSERSFQKDRCGTWDKGKGCDTFAPLGPWLVTRDEVPDPQNLRLWLEVDGHRYQNGSTSTMIFDVKTLVSYISQFMTLLPGDVITTGTPPGVGMGQQPNVFLKPGQTVRLGVEGLGEQEQQTIAAK, from the coding sequence ATGAAATTGCTACGATTTGGTGAACCAGGACACGAGCAACCTGGTTTATGGGACAACGATGGCAACATTCGCTCGCTTTCAGAAGTCATCCCCGATTTGGCAGGAGACATTCTTTCTGATGCATCATTTCAGAAGCTCAACAAGATTGATGTTTCTGCCCTCCCCTTGGTCCAAAAAGAGGTGCGACTCGGGCCATGTGTCGCCGGTACTAGCAAGATCATCGGTATCGGCCTCAACTATGCAGACCACGCTGCTGAAACAGGTGCTAAGGTTCCGACTGAGCCTGTCCTCTTCATGAAGGCCACCACATCGATCTCAGGTCCGAACGACGCAATCGAAATCCCGCGAGGCTCGGAGAAGACTGATTGGGAAGTGGAACTCGGCGTGGTCATCGGCAAGCGAGCCAAGTACGTCTCCAAGGACGATGCCTTTTCGCATGTAGCGGGCTACTGCGTGGTGAACGATGTCTCTGAGCGTTCGTTCCAAAAAGATCGTTGCGGCACTTGGGACAAGGGCAAAGGCTGCGACACTTTTGCCCCTTTGGGTCCCTGGCTGGTGACTCGCGACGAAGTCCCTGACCCGCAAAACTTGCGACTGTGGCTAGAGGTCGATGGCCACCGCTACCAGAATGGCTCGACCAGTACGATGATTTTTGATGTAAAGACGCTGGTGAGTTACATCAGTCAATTCATGACCCTCCTACCAGGTGACGTCATTACCACCGGTACGCCCCCAGGCGTCGGGATGGGCCAGCAGCCCAACGTCTTTCTCAAACCTGGGCAAACTGTGCGATTGGGAGTCGAGGGCCTCGGCGAACAGGAACAACAGACCATCGCAGCGAAATAA
- a CDS encoding diacylglycerol/lipid kinase family protein, producing the protein MNPKRYAVIVNPYGGNRRAIAIWEQVRPLFVEAGAEVVVYPTEHAGHGRELAESLDPSVTDAICVVGGDGSVHEVVNGLLAREDKAQFDLGIIPAGTGNTLHDHLGCHEPMSAAEIILRGKTHLIDVVRVTMPKECVYCVNIVGWGAVTDIARLAERLRLLGTVRYSAATLWQIARPIVRSVKLKLDDQSIEDEFQLVIACNTKKTGTGMLLAPRAEIHDGKVDLVVLRHASRWQMLQLFRSILDGSHLSLSFVENYQVSSFGIESRSCDALNLDGELMGNTPFSAEVLPQALKVFV; encoded by the coding sequence ATGAACCCCAAACGTTACGCAGTTATTGTAAATCCTTATGGAGGGAACCGACGTGCCATTGCGATCTGGGAGCAGGTTCGCCCCTTGTTTGTCGAAGCTGGGGCAGAAGTCGTTGTCTATCCTACCGAACATGCTGGACACGGGCGCGAGTTGGCCGAATCGCTTGATCCCTCTGTGACGGATGCCATCTGCGTTGTCGGAGGAGATGGATCGGTACATGAAGTGGTGAACGGACTTCTTGCGAGGGAGGACAAGGCTCAATTCGATTTGGGCATCATTCCTGCCGGCACTGGTAATACGCTCCATGACCACCTTGGTTGTCACGAGCCCATGAGTGCGGCGGAAATAATCTTGCGAGGCAAGACTCACTTGATCGACGTCGTACGAGTGACTATGCCAAAGGAGTGCGTGTACTGCGTTAACATCGTTGGTTGGGGAGCAGTTACTGACATTGCACGCCTTGCTGAGCGTCTTCGCCTCTTGGGAACAGTGCGGTACTCGGCGGCTACACTATGGCAAATAGCTCGACCGATAGTCCGTAGCGTGAAGCTGAAACTAGATGACCAGTCGATAGAGGATGAATTCCAACTGGTTATCGCATGTAACACGAAGAAGACGGGAACAGGCATGTTGCTCGCTCCCAGGGCCGAGATCCACGATGGCAAAGTCGATCTCGTCGTGCTGCGGCATGCTTCGCGCTGGCAGATGCTACAGCTGTTTCGATCAATCTTAGACGGTTCGCATCTGTCGCTTTCCTTCGTGGAGAACTACCAGGTGAGTTCTTTCGGTATCGAATCAAGGAGTTGCGACGCCCTCAATCTGGATGGTGAACTGATGGGGAACACTCCCTTCAGCGCCGAGGTGTTGCCGCAAGCCCTCAAGGTGTTTGTATAA